The Fimbriimonas ginsengisoli Gsoil 348 genome window below encodes:
- a CDS encoding vitamin B12 dependent-methionine synthase activation domain-containing protein — MSEAGPEKVCTYDPLHELMARFETVKLSSGSADPFEGLGVEDRLKKHIVDGIKKNLERDLDEAMAVYPPLQIINEILLDGMKTVGELFGSGKMQLPFVLQSAEVMKTAVRHLEPHMEKVEGSEKGSILLATVAGDVHDIGKNLVDIILSNNGYRVVNIGIKQPINSILEKAEEHRCQVIGMSGLLVKSTLIMRDNLLEMNQRGLSDMPVILGGAALTRGYVEQDLRDIYEGQVFYAQDAFEGLRLMGDLGRTGTATLERPAPAVEEVDEATPRVQSHRVGVIDSALYVFTGERSDVEPVAEPPKLPFYGDRKHTKFDIFELYKYINPIALFRGQWQYKRPDGMSNPEFTQWLAENVEPVFERLKRELASVLKPRVKWGYFPCASEGNDLIIYQDDARTERTRFNFPRQRDGRRQCLSDFFQPVGSGIVDTVAFHVVTVGGDTSVLERSLFDRGDYQDYLYVHGMGVETAEALAEYWHRQIRLEMGIGDQEPEEMRLLFSARYHGARYSFGYPACPNLEDQAKLFDLLRPEEIGLELSEEFMLVPEQSTSAIIVHHPDAKYFNIR; from the coding sequence GTGTCTGAAGCCGGTCCGGAGAAGGTTTGTACCTACGATCCGCTCCATGAGTTGATGGCGCGGTTTGAGACGGTTAAGCTCTCCAGCGGGTCGGCCGATCCGTTCGAAGGGCTTGGCGTTGAGGACCGGCTGAAGAAGCACATCGTCGACGGGATCAAGAAGAACCTCGAGCGCGACCTCGACGAGGCGATGGCCGTCTATCCGCCGTTGCAGATCATTAACGAGATCCTGCTCGACGGTATGAAAACCGTCGGTGAGCTGTTCGGCTCCGGCAAGATGCAGCTTCCGTTCGTGCTCCAGAGCGCGGAGGTGATGAAGACGGCGGTGCGCCACCTGGAGCCGCATATGGAGAAGGTCGAAGGATCGGAGAAAGGCTCGATCTTGCTGGCCACCGTCGCCGGGGACGTCCACGACATCGGCAAGAACCTCGTCGACATCATCCTTTCGAACAACGGCTACCGGGTCGTCAACATTGGCATCAAGCAACCGATCAACTCGATCCTCGAAAAAGCCGAAGAACACCGCTGCCAAGTCATCGGCATGAGCGGACTCCTCGTAAAAAGCACGCTCATCATGCGCGACAACCTGCTGGAGATGAACCAGCGCGGGTTGAGCGATATGCCGGTCATTCTCGGCGGAGCCGCGCTTACCCGAGGATACGTCGAGCAAGATCTTAGGGACATCTACGAGGGCCAGGTCTTTTACGCCCAGGACGCTTTCGAGGGGCTGCGCCTCATGGGCGATCTCGGCCGAACCGGCACCGCAACCTTGGAGCGTCCGGCTCCCGCGGTGGAAGAAGTCGATGAGGCGACGCCCCGGGTGCAGAGCCACCGGGTCGGAGTCATCGACTCCGCGCTCTACGTCTTCACCGGCGAGCGCTCCGATGTCGAGCCCGTCGCCGAACCGCCGAAGCTCCCTTTCTACGGCGACCGCAAGCACACCAAGTTCGACATTTTCGAGCTGTACAAGTACATCAACCCGATCGCCCTATTCCGTGGCCAGTGGCAATATAAGCGCCCGGACGGCATGTCCAACCCGGAATTCACCCAATGGCTCGCGGAAAACGTCGAACCGGTCTTCGAGCGTCTCAAGCGAGAGTTGGCGTCGGTTCTCAAGCCGCGCGTTAAATGGGGCTACTTCCCTTGCGCCAGCGAAGGGAACGACCTGATCATTTATCAAGACGACGCCCGAACCGAGCGAACCCGGTTCAACTTCCCTCGCCAGCGAGACGGCCGGCGTCAGTGCCTCAGCGATTTCTTCCAGCCAGTAGGCTCCGGAATTGTCGATACCGTAGCCTTCCACGTGGTCACCGTCGGCGGAGATACTTCTGTGCTGGAAAGGAGTCTCTTCGATCGAGGCGACTACCAGGACTACCTGTACGTACACGGCATGGGGGTCGAGACGGCGGAGGCGTTGGCCGAGTATTGGCACCGTCAGATCCGCCTCGAGATGGGAATCGGCGACCAGGAGCCCGAGGAGATGCGGCTCCTCTTCAGTGCCCGCTACCACGGCGCTCGTTACTCCTTCGGCTACCCCGCCTGCCCTAACTTAGAGGATCAGGCAAAGCTCTTCGATCTCCTGCGTCCGGAAGAGATCGGCCTGGAGCTAAGCGAGGAATTCATGTTAGTCCCCGAGCAAAGCACCAGCGCGATCATCGTCCACCATCCCGACGCGAAGTACTTCAACATCCGCTAA
- a CDS encoding aminotransferase class V-fold PLP-dependent enzyme has translation MLSRRHFVSAAVALAAFRNDTLDRVERLMLTTDADPEVAAQDEEFWGGIQQAFSLDRNVVNFNNGGCSPSPRVVQDVLRRQIEFSNQAPSQVMWQQLEPEVESVRRRLARTFGCDAEEIAITRNASESLENVLFGLDLPRGAEVLTTTSDYPRNITTLQQRERRDGIRMVQVVPPTVPKDPRELVDIFERGITKETKLILVSQVSFLNGQIFPVRQVCELGNRHGIPVLVDGAHAFAQFPFMRDDLACDFYGTSLHKWLMAPLGTGFLHIRKSRIPEVWSLMASSEAQKGDIRKFEEIGTHPAANHNAIGEALTFHEMIGVERKAARFRYLRHRWTDKIVDLPKVKFSTNLDPRHSCALTLVSIDDIKPGDLQAWLLAKHSIYTTTIGTDHMSGIRVTPNVYSTVDEIDRFAEAMRIAATKGIG, from the coding sequence ATGCTTTCACGTCGCCACTTCGTGAGCGCCGCCGTGGCGCTCGCGGCGTTCCGAAACGATACGCTCGACCGGGTCGAACGGTTGATGCTCACCACCGACGCCGACCCGGAGGTAGCCGCGCAGGACGAGGAGTTTTGGGGCGGGATTCAGCAAGCGTTCTCGCTGGATCGGAACGTGGTCAACTTCAACAACGGCGGCTGTTCCCCATCACCGCGAGTCGTGCAAGACGTACTGCGGCGGCAAATCGAGTTCAGTAATCAGGCTCCCAGCCAGGTGATGTGGCAGCAGCTCGAACCGGAAGTCGAATCCGTTCGCCGCCGCCTCGCCCGCACATTTGGTTGCGACGCCGAAGAGATCGCGATCACCCGCAACGCGAGTGAATCGCTGGAGAATGTCCTTTTCGGTCTGGATCTCCCCCGCGGCGCCGAGGTGCTGACGACCACCAGCGACTACCCCCGGAATATCACCACGCTTCAGCAGCGGGAGCGGCGTGACGGCATCCGAATGGTTCAGGTGGTCCCGCCGACGGTTCCGAAAGATCCTCGCGAGCTGGTCGACATCTTCGAAAGAGGGATCACAAAGGAAACGAAGCTGATCCTCGTCTCTCAGGTGTCGTTCTTGAACGGTCAGATCTTCCCCGTCCGTCAGGTCTGCGAGCTAGGCAACCGGCATGGGATCCCCGTCCTGGTGGACGGGGCTCACGCGTTTGCCCAGTTCCCGTTTATGCGCGACGACTTGGCCTGCGACTTCTACGGGACGTCCCTCCACAAGTGGCTGATGGCGCCCCTCGGTACCGGATTTCTCCACATCCGGAAATCGCGCATTCCCGAGGTCTGGTCCCTGATGGCTTCCAGCGAAGCTCAGAAGGGAGATATCCGCAAGTTCGAAGAGATCGGCACCCACCCAGCGGCTAACCACAACGCGATCGGAGAGGCCCTCACCTTCCACGAGATGATCGGCGTCGAGCGCAAAGCGGCCCGGTTCCGCTATCTACGACATCGATGGACCGACAAGATCGTCGACCTGCCGAAGGTCAAGTTCTCGACCAACCTTGATCCCCGCCACTCGTGCGCCCTCACCCTGGTTTCCATCGACGACATCAAGCCTGGCGACCTCCAGGCCTGGCTCCTGGCCAAGCATTCGATCTACACGACAACGATCGGCACCGATCACATGTCCGGTATCCGAGTCACCCCGAACGTCTACTCGACCGTCGACGAAATCGATCGCTTCGCGGAGGCGATGCGGATTGCCGCGACGAAAGGAATTGGATGA
- the purB gene encoding adenylosuccinate lyase — MIERYTTPAMNAIWSREAKYQRWQEVEIAIVEAHAQLGAVPAEALETVRAKSSFDLARCDEIEKETRHDLMAFVRNLSENIGEAGRYVHMGVTSYDVIDTALGMMLRDSGDVLIRSAEALGTEIKRLANEHAMTPEIGRTHGIHAEPITFGFKAANWYAELSRNIERLKQAREDIAVGKVSGAVGIHAITSPEMETIVCERLGLRPDPASTQIINRDRHANFLNVLALLGAGLERIATELRNLQRTEILEVQEAFAQGQTGSSAMPHKRNPWNSETVCGLARLLRGNSHAMLESVATWHERDLTNSSLERIVFPDSCQLADFMLGRLTTILKGLVVFPENMAKNLRQMGDLVFSEHVMIALIHAGMSREAAYKVAQRNAAKAWEGFDFKSSVAEDPDVRERLTPEEVEELFSLDHHLRHAEHTLLATGVRPA; from the coding sequence ATGATTGAGCGATATACCACCCCTGCCATGAACGCCATTTGGTCCCGTGAAGCCAAATACCAGCGGTGGCAGGAGGTGGAGATCGCGATCGTCGAAGCTCACGCGCAACTTGGCGCGGTACCCGCGGAGGCGCTGGAAACAGTACGCGCGAAATCCAGTTTCGACCTCGCCCGGTGCGACGAGATCGAGAAAGAAACCCGTCACGACCTCATGGCGTTCGTCCGGAATCTCTCCGAGAACATCGGCGAAGCCGGCCGTTACGTTCACATGGGTGTCACCAGTTACGACGTGATCGACACCGCCCTCGGAATGATGTTGCGAGACTCCGGCGATGTCCTGATCCGCAGCGCCGAGGCGCTGGGGACGGAGATCAAGCGGCTCGCGAACGAACACGCGATGACTCCCGAAATTGGGCGGACCCACGGCATCCACGCCGAGCCGATCACCTTCGGCTTCAAGGCGGCCAACTGGTACGCCGAGCTCTCGCGAAACATCGAGCGCCTCAAGCAAGCACGCGAGGACATCGCGGTCGGCAAAGTCTCCGGCGCGGTGGGAATCCACGCGATCACGTCCCCAGAAATGGAGACGATCGTCTGCGAGCGCCTGGGTCTTCGCCCCGATCCGGCCAGCACGCAAATCATCAACCGCGACCGACACGCTAACTTTCTAAACGTCCTCGCCCTCCTCGGCGCTGGACTGGAGCGGATCGCTACCGAGTTGCGGAACCTGCAGCGGACGGAGATTCTGGAGGTCCAGGAGGCATTCGCCCAGGGTCAGACCGGCAGCAGCGCAATGCCGCACAAGCGGAACCCTTGGAACTCGGAGACGGTTTGCGGCCTCGCCCGACTGCTCCGCGGTAACTCCCACGCGATGCTCGAAAGCGTGGCCACCTGGCACGAGCGCGACCTGACCAACTCCTCCTTGGAGCGAATCGTCTTCCCCGATTCGTGCCAGCTTGCGGACTTCATGCTGGGACGGCTGACGACGATCCTGAAGGGATTGGTCGTGTTCCCCGAGAACATGGCGAAGAACTTGCGTCAGATGGGAGACTTGGTCTTCAGCGAGCATGTAATGATCGCCCTCATCCATGCCGGCATGTCGCGGGAAGCCGCCTACAAAGTCGCCCAGCGGAACGCCGCGAAGGCGTGGGAAGGGTTCGACTTCAAGTCGAGCGTCGCTGAAGATCCCGATGTCCGGGAGCGCCTCACTCCCGAAGAAGTCGAAGAGCTGTTCAGCCTCGATCACCATTTGCGTCACGCGGAGCACACTTTGTTGGCGACCGGCGTTCGCCCCGCGTAA
- the rpsJ gene encoding 30S ribosomal protein S10, producing the protein MAGIKIRIRLRAYDHRIIDSSAEKIVDQAKRTGARVSGPIPLPTHIRKFCVIRGPHIDKESMEHFELRTHNRLIDILEPTNKTIDALMRLDLPSGVDIEIKSA; encoded by the coding sequence ATGGCAGGAATTAAAATTCGCATTAGGCTTCGCGCCTACGATCACCGTATTATTGACAGCTCGGCGGAGAAGATCGTCGACCAGGCGAAGCGCACCGGCGCCCGTGTTTCGGGCCCGATCCCGCTTCCTACCCACATCCGCAAGTTCTGCGTCATCCGCGGCCCGCACATCGACAAGGAGTCGATGGAGCACTTCGAGCTTCGGACCCACAACCGGCTCATCGACATCCTCGAGCCGACCAACAAGACGATCGATGCGCTAATGCGCCTCGACCTCCCGAGCGGCGTCGACATCGAAATCAAGTCGGCGTAA
- a CDS encoding peptidylprolyl isomerase: MFIAALAVLAATAAFAQVDPARTVVIVNGEEIKGGEYYHRMEFLPGVGKKTGATISEFPPGFLTIEQLITERLVFQLAKKKGVSPTDMEVDAEYRNRKEETPNLDELWIGTGRSLDDLRYQIRYELAQFKIQTFGVTVTDQEVASYFNAHPDEFTIPKKYQLRVIVVKADADKSAVDSALSGGTSFADTAKKYSTDLTKGIGGEYGQVPETMLGASVRNAIAATKIGGTTDWIPTQLQGGETAYVKFLVENIIAAKKLSLDDKLKVRVRKKLMMDRGNVKNNIDKEMKAMRLDAKIDIKEPNFADAYRKFIDAYLKQGG, encoded by the coding sequence ATGTTCATCGCGGCACTCGCCGTGCTCGCCGCTACCGCGGCATTCGCCCAAGTCGACCCTGCCCGCACCGTCGTTATCGTCAACGGTGAGGAGATCAAGGGGGGCGAGTATTACCACCGCATGGAGTTCCTTCCCGGCGTTGGCAAAAAGACCGGCGCTACGATCAGCGAATTCCCCCCCGGCTTCCTAACCATCGAGCAGCTCATCACCGAGCGGCTCGTATTCCAGCTCGCAAAGAAGAAGGGCGTCTCGCCAACCGACATGGAGGTCGACGCCGAGTACCGCAATCGGAAGGAAGAGACCCCGAACCTCGATGAGCTCTGGATCGGCACCGGCCGCAGTCTGGACGACCTCCGCTACCAAATTCGTTACGAGCTCGCCCAATTCAAAATCCAAACCTTCGGCGTGACGGTGACCGATCAAGAGGTCGCCAGCTACTTCAACGCCCACCCCGACGAGTTCACGATCCCAAAGAAGTATCAGCTCCGGGTCATCGTCGTGAAGGCCGACGCCGACAAGAGCGCGGTGGACAGCGCCCTGTCGGGCGGAACCTCCTTCGCCGACACCGCGAAGAAGTACAGCACCGACCTCACCAAGGGGATCGGCGGCGAATATGGCCAAGTGCCGGAAACGATGCTGGGCGCCTCGGTCCGAAACGCCATCGCGGCGACAAAGATCGGCGGCACCACCGACTGGATTCCTACCCAGCTTCAGGGCGGGGAAACCGCGTACGTGAAGTTCCTCGTCGAGAACATCATCGCGGCGAAGAAGCTCTCCCTCGACGATAAGCTAAAGGTACGAGTTCGCAAGAAGCTCATGATGGACCGAGGCAATGTCAAGAACAACATCGACAAAGAAATGAAGGCGATGCGTCTGGATGCCAAGATCGACATCAAGGAGCCGAACTTCGCCGACGCTTACCGAAAGTTCATCGACGCCTATCTGAAGCAAGGCGGTTAA
- a CDS encoding DUF1326 domain-containing protein, producing the protein MLQKLTLSLLALLLAASVHPASDPVRKHIRPVKTNWKITGQLVEACSCNAACPCWFGSMPSRMACSGNQVVFIKSGRYGSVPLDGLAVAQFVKSPDGKSMLESFGSWDLDSVYIDERANPQQRAALVDVAKHLFAPSAKSREIRYVPISRRMEGKEFLVSVGKVSDISGHLIDGGFTGAPKIVNPPLADPTHRSFQQGVATRLTFTDMGQNWDFKNTNFMVNDFTVDNAEYEKYEAAMAEKMKKANKPH; encoded by the coding sequence ATGCTTCAGAAACTTACTTTGTCGTTGCTTGCTTTGCTTTTGGCCGCCAGCGTCCACCCCGCAAGCGATCCAGTCAGAAAGCACATTCGCCCTGTGAAGACGAACTGGAAGATCACCGGCCAGCTTGTCGAGGCCTGCTCCTGTAACGCCGCTTGCCCGTGTTGGTTTGGCTCGATGCCGAGCCGCATGGCATGCAGTGGCAATCAGGTCGTGTTTATCAAATCCGGCAGATACGGCTCCGTCCCGCTCGACGGATTGGCCGTCGCCCAATTCGTGAAGAGTCCCGATGGGAAGTCGATGCTGGAGTCGTTCGGGAGCTGGGATCTCGATAGCGTCTATATCGACGAGCGAGCCAATCCGCAGCAACGGGCCGCGCTGGTCGATGTCGCCAAGCACCTGTTCGCGCCTAGTGCGAAGAGTCGCGAGATCAGGTACGTGCCCATCAGTCGCCGGATGGAAGGGAAGGAGTTCCTCGTGAGTGTCGGCAAGGTCAGCGACATCTCAGGTCATCTGATCGACGGCGGCTTCACTGGCGCGCCAAAGATCGTCAACCCACCCTTGGCCGACCCGACCCACCGGTCGTTCCAGCAGGGCGTCGCCACTCGGTTGACTTTCACGGATATGGGTCAGAACTGGGACTTCAAGAACACCAACTTCATGGTCAACGACTTCACCGTCGACAACGCCGAGTACGAGAAGTACGAAGCCGCCATGGCCGAGAAGATGAAGAAGGCAAACAAGCCGCACTAA